A window from Thermococcus sp. 21S7 encodes these proteins:
- a CDS encoding ABC transporter ATP-binding protein, with protein MVKNVLEVKDLKMYYFTNKGVVKAVDNLTFNLRKGEVLGLAGESGCGKSSLGFTLMGMPTPPGKIVSGSVKIDGREIVGLPEDVLRKEIRWQKISMIFQGAMNALNPVYTVGYQMTEPLMLHKGMSKDEAIDRAQKYLELVGLDPEIVYRYPHELSGGMKQRVIIATALLLEPDVVIADEPTTALDVVVQAQIINLMKKLKKELGLSMIFITHDLSILAEISDRVAVMYAGKIVE; from the coding sequence ATGGTCAAGAACGTACTCGAAGTTAAAGACCTCAAGATGTATTACTTCACCAACAAGGGCGTCGTCAAGGCCGTCGATAACCTCACCTTCAACCTCAGGAAGGGTGAAGTGCTGGGACTTGCCGGTGAGAGCGGATGCGGCAAGTCCTCCCTTGGTTTTACCCTTATGGGAATGCCGACTCCGCCGGGCAAGATTGTCAGTGGAAGCGTGAAGATCGACGGAAGGGAGATAGTCGGCCTTCCAGAGGACGTTCTCAGAAAGGAGATTCGCTGGCAGAAGATTTCGATGATATTCCAGGGTGCAATGAACGCCCTCAACCCGGTCTACACGGTTGGCTACCAGATGACCGAGCCGCTCATGCTCCACAAGGGTATGAGCAAGGATGAAGCCATCGATAGGGCACAGAAGTATCTCGAACTTGTCGGTCTTGATCCCGAAATCGTCTACCGCTACCCGCACGAACTTTCGGGTGGTATGAAACAGCGTGTCATCATCGCAACGGCCCTTCTGCTTGAGCCCGACGTGGTTATAGCCGACGAGCCGACAACGGCACTCGACGTTGTTGTCCAGGCTCAGATCATCAACCTCATGAAGAAGCTGAAGAAGGAACTCGGCCTCTCGATGATATTCATCACCCACGACCTCAGCATCCTCGCTGAGATCAGCGACAGGGTTGCTGTGATGTACGCCGGTAAGATAGTCGAGAT
- a CDS encoding ABC transporter permease, with product MRWVDVKEGFKEFLEEFKREKTGIAGVLLLILLVLVALTAPYTTIPDLPDKWRSSAYWEDNPKNVPPTWYNMFTSQKLVPQVAYYSDELSITHPSSTETLIEAPYSFSKGYYLGPQGIIIRNINVTLNAPSKAPTYSLYLERPDGKTVPLVNNKPLTSSTTIAVGRDASISANIYVWLVNVTEGKELDPFQAQMDPIVIMNINTLVSAAFAKVEPGMKAEDIINNPEPLWGDYKLVLKIDNPTPDQNKVILDDIKVTFLGRSYGTMGTDYLGRDLWAGIIWGSRVSLTIGILVSVLSTVIGLVYGVTSAYLGGNADEFMMRINEIFASIPSLPILILIGATVGHVTLMFIVLLLVIFGWMGIARIARSMALQIKEQTYIEAAKALGAGNGRIIFKHILPQLLPYAFAVIALSVPGAVIAEASLSFLGIGDPTAVTWGQILNAAQAQAATTKGYWWWVLPPGLGIAVVGLTFVLIGTALDKILNPRLRKL from the coding sequence ATGAGATGGGTCGACGTCAAAGAAGGATTTAAGGAGTTCCTTGAAGAGTTTAAGAGGGAGAAGACCGGTATAGCCGGTGTTCTCCTCCTCATCCTCCTCGTCCTTGTCGCGCTTACAGCCCCTTACACCACAATACCGGACCTTCCCGATAAGTGGAGGAGCTCTGCCTACTGGGAGGACAACCCCAAGAACGTTCCGCCGACTTGGTACAACATGTTCACCTCCCAGAAGCTCGTCCCGCAGGTGGCTTACTACAGCGATGAGCTTTCCATCACTCACCCGAGCAGCACCGAAACTCTGATTGAGGCCCCCTACAGCTTTTCCAAGGGCTACTACCTCGGTCCTCAGGGAATCATCATAAGGAACATAAACGTGACCCTGAACGCTCCGTCAAAAGCTCCAACGTACAGCCTGTACCTTGAGAGGCCCGACGGAAAAACCGTTCCCCTCGTGAACAACAAGCCCCTCACTAGTTCCACCACCATAGCCGTCGGTAGGGACGCGTCGATCTCCGCCAACATCTATGTGTGGCTCGTCAACGTTACTGAGGGTAAAGAACTCGACCCGTTCCAGGCTCAGATGGACCCAATAGTCATCATGAACATCAACACCCTCGTGTCCGCGGCCTTCGCCAAGGTTGAGCCCGGGATGAAGGCTGAGGACATTATAAACAACCCCGAGCCGCTCTGGGGGGACTACAAACTCGTCCTAAAGATTGACAACCCTACTCCTGACCAGAACAAGGTCATCCTCGATGACATAAAGGTCACCTTCCTCGGAAGGAGCTACGGAACCATGGGCACCGACTACCTTGGAAGGGACCTCTGGGCAGGCATCATCTGGGGTAGCAGGGTCTCGCTCACCATCGGTATACTCGTCTCCGTCCTCAGCACCGTCATAGGTCTCGTCTACGGAGTTACCAGCGCGTACCTCGGTGGAAACGCCGACGAGTTCATGATGCGTATCAACGAAATCTTCGCCTCAATACCGAGCCTGCCGATACTCATCCTCATCGGTGCCACGGTGGGACACGTGACCCTAATGTTCATAGTCCTGCTGTTGGTCATCTTTGGATGGATGGGAATAGCGAGGATTGCGAGAAGTATGGCCCTCCAGATCAAGGAGCAGACGTACATCGAGGCCGCCAAGGCCCTTGGTGCCGGCAACGGAAGAATCATCTTCAAGCACATCCTTCCGCAGCTGCTCCCGTACGCCTTTGCGGTCATAGCCCTCAGCGTTCCGGGTGCGGTTATCGCCGAGGCTTCACTGAGCTTCCTCGGTATCGGAGACCCGACGGCTGTTACATGGGGACAGATACTCAACGCGGCTCAGGCGCAGGCGGCGACGACCAAGGGCTACTGGTGGTGGGTTCTCCCGCCTGGGCTCGGTATAGCTGTCGTTGGCCTGACCTTCGTTCTCATAGGTACGGCCCTCGATAAGATACTCAACCCGAGGCTCAGGAAGCTGTGA
- a CDS encoding ABC transporter permease: MGYLKYLVFRILNAILVLLIVTFIISALFVKVAEQSNLAKMNDEMMQWDRTTGQNILRTQGQDAYEKAKAEHEQFLREKYELNLPYWQKVYNKALRTLRLDFGTTTTPIFGTNNVSDIIKVAVPRSILLFTTATIIVIILGIFLGVRAARHAGSAFDRGLSIFALLTYSLPMWWTGMMFLLIFAFKLGWFPLSSMFDPQLTGWEHVKDVLYKLALPVLTYVFVAFGGWAWTTRNIMIGTLQEDFIMAAKAKGVPEHKIIYGHALRAAAPPIVTMIIFALLGSLGGAIISELVFNYPGMGRLYWVALQQNETNLLIGLTYFFTVLYLAGVVIADMVYGFLDPRVKVGASSKM, encoded by the coding sequence ATGGGGTATCTAAAGTACCTGGTGTTTAGAATTCTGAACGCCATCCTTGTTCTGCTGATTGTGACGTTTATTATCTCGGCACTCTTTGTCAAGGTTGCGGAACAGAGCAACCTGGCAAAGATGAATGATGAAATGATGCAATGGGATAGAACCACGGGTCAGAATATTTTGAGAACACAGGGCCAGGACGCCTATGAAAAGGCGAAAGCCGAGCACGAGCAGTTCCTCAGGGAGAAGTACGAGCTCAACCTCCCGTACTGGCAGAAGGTCTACAATAAAGCCCTGCGCACTCTGAGGCTTGATTTTGGAACCACCACCACGCCCATCTTCGGAACCAACAATGTCTCCGACATCATCAAGGTTGCCGTTCCAAGGAGCATTCTGCTCTTCACGACCGCGACGATAATAGTTATTATCCTGGGTATCTTCCTTGGAGTCAGGGCCGCTAGGCACGCGGGCAGTGCCTTTGACAGGGGACTCTCCATCTTTGCGCTGCTCACCTACAGTCTGCCGATGTGGTGGACTGGAATGATGTTCCTTCTAATCTTCGCCTTCAAGCTCGGCTGGTTCCCGCTCAGCTCGATGTTTGACCCGCAGCTCACCGGCTGGGAGCATGTTAAGGATGTTTTGTACAAGCTCGCCCTTCCGGTTCTCACCTACGTCTTCGTTGCCTTCGGTGGCTGGGCCTGGACGACTAGGAACATCATGATCGGCACCCTTCAGGAGGACTTTATCATGGCGGCTAAGGCCAAGGGTGTTCCCGAGCACAAAATCATCTACGGTCACGCCCTCCGCGCCGCCGCGCCGCCGATAGTTACCATGATCATCTTCGCCCTCCTCGGTTCGCTCGGCGGTGCCATCATCAGTGAGCTCGTCTTCAACTACCCCGGAATGGGCAGGCTCTACTGGGTTGCCCTTCAGCAGAACGAGACCAACCTTCTCATAGGTCTGACGTACTTCTTCACGGTGCTCTACCTCGCAGGAGTTGTTATCGCGGACATGGTCTATGGATTCCTCGACCCGCGTGTTAAGGTCGGTGCTTCCTCTAAGATGTGA